A genomic segment from Variovorax paradoxus B4 encodes:
- a CDS encoding hemerythrin domain-containing protein, translating to MPPRFDLYTPIHKALRAALFHTQGQLGQTDWCRPSDRQATLEDAQALLQLMRAHLGHENDFVHPAMETALPGSSRDVADDHRTHAHDIASLEADVSALRAAPTERAGALGLALYRRFSAFVAHNLTHMLVEEEAHNALLWASLDDTALIALHDRLVASIPPQDMLASLRWMAKGLSVPELAELLNGLRDNPPVFQTALDEMRRWLDAPREARLCGALGLAPVHDLIPA from the coding sequence ATGCCCCCCCGCTTTGACCTCTACACCCCCATCCACAAGGCGCTGCGCGCCGCGTTGTTCCACACCCAGGGCCAGTTGGGCCAGACGGACTGGTGCCGGCCGTCCGATCGCCAGGCGACGCTGGAGGACGCGCAGGCGCTGCTGCAACTGATGCGGGCCCACCTTGGCCACGAAAACGACTTCGTGCATCCCGCCATGGAGACCGCCCTGCCCGGCAGCAGCCGCGACGTGGCGGACGACCACCGCACCCACGCGCATGACATTGCCTCGCTGGAAGCGGACGTCTCCGCGCTGCGGGCCGCCCCCACCGAGCGCGCAGGCGCCCTGGGTCTGGCGCTGTACCGCCGCTTCTCGGCCTTTGTGGCCCACAACCTGACGCACATGCTGGTCGAGGAAGAGGCCCACAACGCATTGTTGTGGGCCAGCCTGGACGACACGGCATTGATCGCCCTGCATGACCGGCTGGTGGCCAGCATTCCGCCGCAGGACATGCTGGCCAGCCTGCGTTGGATGGCCAAGGGGCTGAGCGTGCCCGAACTGGCCGAACTGCTGAACGGGCTGCGCGACAACCCGCCGGTCTTCCAGACCGCGCTGGACGAGATGCGTCGCTGGCTCGATGCACCGCGCGAGGCGCGGCTTTGCGGCGCATTGGGCCTGGCGCCCGTTCACGATCTAATCCCCGCCTGA
- a CDS encoding DUF938 domain-containing protein encodes MRGRFKASFSTQSAEPGSLAPANDSPLSLQPVLNALARILGKRGTALESASGAGQRGAWFASEMPQWTWQPTDADGRMCRLMQGAARHLLLIRPP; translated from the coding sequence GTGCGGGGAAGATTCAAGGCGAGTTTTTCAACACAATCGGCCGAACCCGGAAGTCTAGCTCCGGCCAACGACAGTCCGCTATCGCTGCAACCCGTCCTCAATGCACTGGCCCGCATCCTCGGCAAGCGTGGCACCGCACTGGAGAGCGCATCCGGCGCAGGCCAGCGCGGCGCCTGGTTCGCATCGGAAATGCCCCAATGGACCTGGCAGCCCACAGACGCAGACGGCCGCATGTGCCGCCTGATGCAAGGGGCCGCGCGGCATCTGCTTCTAATCCGGCCCCCGTAA
- a CDS encoding LysR family transcriptional regulator: protein MNITLRQLRAFIAVADTASFVRAAERMHVSASGLSMLVRELENQLELKVFSRSTRQVRLTDAGSEFLPLARKSLSDLEAAIAATRSLATIQRGRVTVAASVVPAATLLPWAVSDFVRAYPGIHCAVKDGFEEEIRDQVRRGEVDLGVGTLLEDDTGLDESVLYEDHLMALMPDEHPLVARGTVSWKELSQHPLIALTAASPSRHLADQAFATAGVTAVPKYEASFSSTIISMVAAGLGVAALPVNVRQVSPRVKVHARLLVRPTVKRKLGIYSRSDTELSPAAKAFRQHLESFVTQMHGIPAEVVSNAIDTS from the coding sequence ATGAATATCACTCTCAGGCAGCTGCGTGCCTTCATTGCAGTGGCAGACACCGCCTCCTTTGTGCGGGCTGCCGAGCGCATGCACGTCTCGGCGTCGGGGCTGTCGATGCTGGTCCGTGAACTGGAGAACCAGCTTGAGTTGAAGGTGTTTTCCCGCAGCACCCGCCAAGTGCGCCTTACCGACGCCGGCAGTGAGTTCTTGCCTCTGGCTCGCAAGTCCCTGAGTGACCTGGAGGCAGCCATCGCTGCGACGCGCTCCTTGGCCACTATCCAGCGCGGTCGCGTCACAGTGGCGGCATCGGTCGTTCCAGCTGCCACGCTCCTGCCGTGGGCGGTTAGCGACTTTGTGCGTGCTTATCCGGGCATCCATTGCGCTGTGAAGGACGGATTCGAGGAGGAAATCCGTGATCAAGTCAGGCGTGGCGAGGTCGATCTTGGGGTCGGCACGCTGTTGGAGGACGACACCGGATTGGATGAAAGCGTGCTCTACGAAGATCACCTGATGGCTCTGATGCCCGACGAGCACCCGCTCGTCGCGCGCGGTACCGTGAGCTGGAAGGAGCTGTCACAACACCCACTGATCGCGCTGACAGCCGCCAGCCCGTCCAGACACCTCGCCGATCAAGCCTTCGCTACTGCGGGTGTGACAGCGGTGCCAAAGTACGAAGCGTCCTTTTCGTCCACCATCATCAGCATGGTCGCGGCCGGTCTCGGGGTGGCGGCACTGCCGGTCAACGTTCGTCAGGTTTCGCCACGAGTGAAGGTGCATGCACGCCTGCTTGTGCGGCCGACCGTGAAGCGCAAGCTTGGCATTTATTCGCGTTCAGACACCGAACTCTCGCCCGCGGCGAAGGCGTTTCGACAGCACCTGGAGTCGTTCGTTACCCAAATGCACGGCATCCCGGCTGAGGTCGTGTCGAATGCCATTGACACCTCGTAG
- a CDS encoding MFS transporter, with protein MIVLSQGLQAPSADQQQAASPASSRRVAAASLVGTTLEFYDHFIFGTAAALIFPKLFFSQSDPFVATILSLLSYGIAFAARPFGAALFGSMGDKLGRRFVLVSTLLIMGLSTFLIGLLPTYGQVGLLAPVLLALLRFAQGLALGGEWGGAALMVNEFDTTGRRRGFYGSLVQVASPIGVLLANAMFGFMNVITDDAEFMAWGWRIPFLASILLVGVGYYIRRSVSESPVFQSLEKTLHKAEAPLLETLRNHWRQVLLAIGVRAGEGIIWYVFSLLLLVYVPTRLGLPRQVALNAVLLGAAVGVLAIPLFGALSDRIGRKTLLLIGVAASIIWSFAYFPLLETRDPMLVIIASMIGMVCQAALWAPLAAFIPEMFEPKIRCTGASLGFQLAGVFGGALAPAVCVWLLDRFNNPLYISAYCTVGLAVIALCVIKARPQQ; from the coding sequence ATGATTGTTCTCTCCCAAGGCCTTCAGGCACCCTCAGCAGACCAGCAGCAAGCAGCATCTCCCGCCAGCTCCCGGCGCGTGGCCGCTGCAAGCCTCGTCGGCACCACCCTGGAGTTCTACGATCACTTCATCTTCGGAACCGCGGCGGCGCTGATATTTCCGAAGCTCTTCTTTTCCCAGTCCGATCCGTTTGTCGCCACCATCCTGTCGCTCCTGTCTTACGGCATCGCCTTTGCCGCGCGACCCTTCGGAGCGGCGCTGTTCGGCTCGATGGGCGACAAGCTCGGGCGGCGCTTCGTGCTTGTCTCGACGCTGCTCATCATGGGCCTGTCCACCTTCCTCATCGGGCTGCTGCCGACGTACGGGCAGGTCGGACTGCTCGCGCCGGTGCTCCTGGCGCTGCTTCGATTTGCCCAAGGCCTGGCGCTCGGCGGGGAGTGGGGCGGCGCAGCGCTGATGGTCAATGAATTCGATACGACCGGGCGTCGCCGCGGCTTCTACGGCAGCCTGGTTCAGGTGGCGAGTCCGATCGGTGTGCTGCTCGCCAACGCAATGTTCGGTTTCATGAACGTCATCACCGACGATGCAGAGTTCATGGCGTGGGGATGGCGCATCCCCTTCCTCGCAAGCATCCTGCTGGTTGGCGTCGGCTACTACATTCGCCGCAGCGTGTCCGAGTCTCCGGTCTTCCAGAGTCTCGAGAAGACCTTGCACAAGGCCGAGGCACCGCTGCTCGAAACGCTGCGCAATCACTGGAGGCAGGTTCTGCTCGCCATCGGCGTGCGGGCCGGCGAAGGCATCATCTGGTACGTCTTTTCTCTGCTGCTGCTGGTCTATGTGCCTACCCGGCTCGGCCTGCCACGCCAAGTCGCCCTGAATGCTGTGCTGCTGGGTGCTGCGGTCGGCGTTCTTGCGATACCACTGTTCGGCGCCCTGTCGGATCGCATCGGGCGCAAGACGCTGCTGCTCATCGGTGTCGCGGCCTCGATCATCTGGTCCTTCGCCTACTTTCCTCTGCTTGAGACCCGCGATCCGATGCTCGTCATCATCGCCTCCATGATCGGCATGGTGTGCCAGGCGGCACTGTGGGCGCCGTTGGCAGCGTTCATTCCAGAGATGTTCGAGCCAAAGATCCGGTGCACCGGGGCATCGCTCGGGTTCCAGCTCGCGGGCGTCTTCGGCGGTGCACTGGCGCCTGCCGTGTGCGTGTGGCTGCTCGATCGTTTCAACAATCCGCTGTACATCTCGGCGTACTGCACGGTCGGCCTTGCGGTGATTGCGCTGTGCGTCATCAAGGCGAGACCGCAGCAATGA
- a CDS encoding allantoinase PuuE, producing MNAPARDFVGYGRTRPAFEWPGGRRIAVSVVVNYEEGGESCVLDGDAHSEELNSDVAGAVPRAGRRNLVVESHYEYGSRVGHWRILDLLQECAIPATYFAVSSALEKHPEAARSIVAAGHEVVSHGARWIDYNRVDESTEREHMIRSLEVLERLCGQRPVGWYTGRVSPNTRALAVEQGMQYDSDGYNDDLPYWTDVGGRQHLVLPYSFDCNDMRFASAPGFNTPDDFADHLRRTLACLRREGNRQSTMMSIGLHLRLAGRPGRAEALREFLMSARQFPDVWFCRRGDIADFWRNKFPAAR from the coding sequence ATGAATGCCCCGGCAAGAGACTTCGTCGGCTACGGCCGCACGCGGCCCGCCTTCGAATGGCCTGGAGGGCGGCGGATCGCCGTCAGCGTCGTCGTCAACTACGAGGAAGGCGGCGAGAGCTGCGTCCTGGACGGCGACGCCCATTCGGAGGAGCTCAACAGTGACGTGGCCGGCGCCGTGCCCCGCGCGGGGCGCCGCAATCTGGTCGTCGAGTCGCACTACGAGTACGGCAGCCGGGTCGGCCATTGGCGCATTCTCGATCTGCTGCAGGAATGCGCCATCCCGGCCACCTACTTCGCAGTGTCGAGCGCACTGGAGAAGCACCCGGAGGCCGCGCGCTCGATCGTCGCGGCAGGGCACGAGGTGGTATCGCACGGCGCTCGCTGGATCGACTACAACCGCGTCGATGAATCTACCGAGCGTGAGCACATGATCCGATCGCTCGAAGTGCTGGAACGCCTGTGCGGACAACGTCCGGTGGGCTGGTACACGGGCCGGGTCAGTCCCAACACGCGCGCGCTTGCGGTTGAGCAAGGTATGCAGTACGACAGCGATGGCTACAACGACGATCTGCCGTACTGGACCGATGTCGGCGGCCGGCAGCACCTCGTGTTGCCGTACAGCTTCGACTGCAACGACATGCGATTCGCTTCGGCACCCGGCTTCAACACCCCGGATGACTTTGCAGATCACCTGCGGCGCACGCTCGCGTGCCTGCGCCGAGAGGGCAATCGCCAATCGACCATGATGTCGATCGGCCTGCACCTGCGGCTCGCAGGTCGACCCGGTCGCGCAGAGGCTCTGCGCGAATTTCTCATGTCGGCGCGGCAGTTTCCCGACGTCTGGTTCTGCCGGCGCGGCGATATTGCGGATTTTTGGCGAAACAAGTTCCCGGCGGCACGATGA
- a CDS encoding aspartate/glutamate racemase family protein gives MRTLFLNPNSSAEITSTLRRHVERCGWPADRWEILKVDDAPRIIGSVSQNAEAEAAVERALPVLSRGFDRVVMMSSLDTGYHIARQRLGDEAYGFTRSVFSQHRRLGRQLQIITFDKSMTSLYESAIDATGHRMVVAGWTVVDLEPAAIAAQPSLALEKLRTVCRDLASTSIHPIFVVGAVGLALTEELRRVGMTGLVDPVSDLLAWLGSP, from the coding sequence ATGAGAACGCTTTTCTTGAACCCGAACTCGAGTGCAGAAATCACATCGACGCTGCGGCGTCACGTCGAGCGATGTGGGTGGCCGGCCGACCGATGGGAGATATTGAAGGTCGATGACGCGCCCCGGATCATCGGATCCGTCTCGCAGAACGCTGAAGCCGAGGCCGCGGTGGAACGGGCACTGCCGGTGCTAAGCCGAGGATTCGACCGGGTGGTCATGATGTCATCGCTCGACACGGGCTACCACATCGCGCGCCAGCGGTTAGGCGACGAGGCATACGGCTTTACGCGCAGCGTGTTCTCGCAGCATCGCAGGCTTGGCCGGCAATTGCAGATCATCACCTTTGACAAGTCGATGACCTCTCTTTACGAAAGCGCCATTGATGCTACCGGACATCGCATGGTTGTTGCCGGCTGGACGGTTGTCGATCTCGAGCCGGCCGCCATCGCGGCGCAGCCCAGCCTGGCACTCGAGAAATTGCGCACCGTATGTCGGGACCTGGCCAGTACGTCGATTCATCCGATCTTTGTCGTGGGAGCGGTCGGCCTCGCGCTGACGGAAGAACTGCGACGGGTCGGTATGACAGGGCTCGTCGATCCGGTGTCCGACCTGCTTGCCTGGCTCGGCAGCCCTTAG
- a CDS encoding SulP family inorganic anion transporter: MSKSDPSSPLPEPGRIAPRSKAADQTGWSRWLPGLRALRGYQVAWLRHDIVAGLVLTTMLVPVGIAYAQASGVPGIYGLYATIVALLAYAVFGPSRILVLGPDSSLAAVILAVVLPLSGGDPHRAVALAGMMAIVSGAVCILAGVARLGFVTELLSKPIRYGYMNGIALTVLISQLPKLFGFSIESDGPLGNLKAIATAVMDGKTNWTAFMVGAGTLAVILLLKGRKRLPGILIAVVAATVVVAVLDLAARAGVSVLGALPQGLPAFAIPWITSADIVPVLIGGCVVALISFADTSVLSRVYAARTRTSVDPNREMVALGAANLAAGLFQGFPVSSSSSRTPVAEAAGARTQLTGVLGALAVALLLVVASDLLKNLPASALAAVVIASAIGLIEVADLRRIYRIQRWEFWLSAACTVGVTVLGAIEGIGLAIVIAVIEFLWDAWRPYSAVLGRADGVKGYHDITRYPDARLIPGLVLFRWDAPLFFANAELFHDRALDAMASSPTPVHWLVVAAEPITSVDVTSADMLAELIETLHAAGIQVGFAEMKDPVKDKLKRFGLFERLGEAAFFPTLGAAVRRYLETHKVDWVDWEDEGR, translated from the coding sequence ATGAGCAAATCGGATCCTTCGTCCCCCCTGCCGGAACCGGGCCGGATCGCGCCGCGGTCGAAGGCCGCCGATCAGACCGGGTGGAGCCGATGGCTGCCGGGACTCCGTGCGCTGCGCGGTTACCAGGTGGCCTGGCTGCGGCACGACATCGTTGCCGGACTGGTGCTGACCACGATGCTGGTGCCCGTCGGCATCGCCTACGCGCAGGCGTCCGGCGTACCCGGCATCTATGGCCTCTACGCGACCATCGTTGCGCTGCTCGCGTACGCCGTGTTCGGACCCAGTCGGATCCTGGTGCTGGGCCCGGATTCCTCGTTGGCTGCCGTCATTCTGGCCGTCGTCCTTCCACTGTCCGGCGGCGACCCGCATCGCGCGGTTGCCCTTGCGGGCATGATGGCGATCGTGTCGGGGGCGGTGTGCATCCTCGCCGGCGTCGCGCGCCTGGGCTTCGTCACCGAGCTTCTTTCCAAGCCGATTCGCTACGGCTACATGAACGGCATCGCGCTGACGGTATTGATCAGCCAGCTGCCCAAGCTTTTCGGCTTTTCGATCGAGAGTGACGGACCGCTGGGAAACCTGAAGGCCATCGCTACAGCGGTGATGGATGGAAAGACCAACTGGACCGCGTTCATGGTCGGCGCAGGCACCCTGGCGGTCATCCTGCTGCTCAAGGGCCGCAAGCGCTTGCCGGGCATCCTGATCGCCGTGGTGGCAGCGACCGTCGTCGTTGCCGTGCTGGACCTTGCGGCACGCGCCGGGGTGTCGGTCCTCGGCGCCCTCCCACAAGGCCTGCCTGCGTTCGCCATCCCGTGGATCACCAGCGCCGACATCGTTCCCGTTTTGATCGGCGGTTGCGTCGTCGCTCTGATCTCGTTCGCCGACACCAGCGTGCTCTCCCGTGTCTATGCGGCACGGACGCGCACCTCTGTCGACCCGAACCGGGAGATGGTGGCGCTCGGCGCCGCCAACCTGGCGGCCGGGCTTTTTCAGGGCTTTCCTGTCAGCAGCAGTTCGTCACGCACACCCGTGGCCGAGGCCGCAGGCGCCAGAACCCAGCTGACCGGAGTCCTCGGCGCGCTTGCCGTTGCCCTGTTGCTGGTCGTGGCGTCGGACCTGCTGAAGAACTTGCCCGCCAGCGCACTGGCTGCGGTCGTGATCGCATCGGCCATCGGCCTGATCGAGGTCGCCGACTTGCGACGAATCTATCGCATCCAGCGCTGGGAGTTCTGGCTGTCGGCTGCCTGTACCGTTGGCGTGACCGTGCTGGGCGCGATCGAGGGCATCGGCCTGGCGATCGTGATTGCGGTCATCGAATTCCTGTGGGATGCCTGGCGTCCCTATTCCGCGGTTCTGGGACGCGCCGACGGCGTCAAGGGCTACCACGACATCACGCGCTATCCCGACGCGCGTCTCATCCCCGGCCTGGTCCTGTTTCGCTGGGATGCGCCGCTGTTCTTCGCCAACGCCGAGCTGTTCCACGACCGGGCCCTCGACGCCATGGCTTCGTCGCCTACGCCAGTGCACTGGCTGGTCGTTGCGGCGGAACCGATCACCAGCGTGGACGTGACCTCCGCCGACATGCTGGCCGAGCTGATCGAAACCCTGCACGCGGCCGGCATTCAGGTGGGCTTTGCCGAGATGAAGGACCCCGTCAAGGACAAGTTGAAGCGGTTCGGGCTTTTCGAGCGGCTTGGGGAAGCGGCGTTCTTTCCGACCCTCGGTGCCGCCGTCAGGCGATATCTCGAGACCCATAAGGTGGATTGGGTGGACTGGGAGGACGAGGGGCGCTGA
- a CDS encoding helix-turn-helix domain-containing protein: MAQGKRISADIDSGALQAIKHMGAQAKLARTHAGEGQAAAAARLGVHVQTVARIESGEPGVAIGHVLGMLALYGIATRLLLPGDDQPTA; encoded by the coding sequence ATGGCCCAAGGCAAACGCATCTCGGCGGACATCGACAGTGGCGCCCTCCAGGCGATCAAGCACATGGGTGCGCAGGCCAAGCTGGCACGCACCCATGCCGGTGAAGGCCAGGCCGCAGCCGCAGCCCGGCTGGGCGTCCATGTCCAGACGGTCGCCCGAATCGAATCAGGTGAACCAGGCGTCGCCATCGGGCACGTGCTGGGCATGCTTGCGCTCTACGGCATCGCAACGAGGCTGCTGCTTCCCGGCGACGACCAGCCCACCGCCTGA
- a CDS encoding GIY-YIG nuclease family protein yields MPRTLPDPGPTPYWLYLLECEGGVYYTGIALDVEQRFFQHVFGLGAKFTRARPPLRVLAARAYPDKGTALRAEIRVKALPRARKLAFFEAMA; encoded by the coding sequence ATGCCTCGAACCTTGCCTGACCCTGGGCCCACGCCATACTGGCTCTACCTCCTGGAATGCGAAGGCGGCGTGTATTACACGGGAATCGCGCTCGACGTGGAGCAGCGCTTCTTCCAGCATGTGTTCGGACTGGGCGCCAAATTCACGCGCGCGCGTCCTCCGCTGCGTGTGCTTGCGGCCCGCGCATACCCCGACAAGGGAACTGCGCTGCGGGCGGAAATCAGGGTCAAGGCACTGCCTCGCGCGCGGAAGCTTGCCTTCTTCGAAGCCATGGCCTGA
- a CDS encoding 3-methyl-2-oxobutanoate dehydrogenase (2-methylpropanoyl-transferring) subunit alpha — translation MSQGASLRLHVPEPTGRPGHETDFSYLHLSRAGEVRKPPIDASPADTSDLAYTLVRVLDDEGRAVGPWVPQADPELLRRGLRAMMKTRAFDARMLIAQRQKKISFYIQCLGEEAVATGHALALQQGDMCFPTYRQQGLLLARDDVTMVEMICELMSNERDPLKGRQLPVCYSMKRAGFFSISGNLATQFIQAVGWGMASAIKGDTRIASGWIGDGATAESDFHTALTFAHVYRAPVILNVVNNQWAISTFQAIAGGEATTFAARGVGCGIASLRVDGNDFLAVLAASRWAAERARSNLGPTLIEWVTYRAGAHSTSDDPSRYRPADDWAHFPLGDPIPRLAQHLTAIGAWSQQEHDQTQADLEAQVNAALKEAERFGSMADGHVAGAATMFEDVYKDMPEHLKRQREQLSSEG, via the coding sequence ATGAGCCAGGGCGCATCTCTTCGTCTGCATGTGCCGGAGCCCACCGGGCGGCCGGGGCATGAAACCGACTTTTCCTACCTCCACCTGTCGCGTGCCGGCGAGGTGCGAAAACCGCCGATCGACGCATCGCCCGCCGACACCAGCGATCTGGCCTACACGCTGGTGCGCGTACTCGACGACGAAGGCCGCGCCGTCGGCCCGTGGGTGCCGCAGGCCGACCCCGAACTGCTGCGCCGCGGCCTGCGTGCGATGATGAAGACGCGGGCCTTCGACGCCCGCATGCTGATCGCGCAGCGGCAGAAGAAGATCTCGTTCTACATCCAGTGCCTCGGCGAGGAGGCCGTCGCCACCGGTCACGCGCTGGCGCTGCAGCAGGGCGACATGTGCTTTCCCACCTACCGCCAGCAGGGCCTGCTGCTGGCGCGCGACGACGTGACGATGGTGGAGATGATCTGCGAGCTGATGTCCAACGAGCGCGACCCGCTCAAGGGGCGGCAGCTGCCGGTGTGCTATTCGATGAAGCGGGCCGGCTTCTTCTCGATCTCGGGCAACCTGGCCACGCAGTTCATCCAGGCCGTGGGCTGGGGCATGGCCTCGGCGATCAAGGGCGACACGCGCATCGCCTCGGGATGGATCGGCGACGGCGCCACCGCCGAGTCCGACTTCCACACGGCGCTGACTTTCGCCCACGTGTATCGCGCGCCGGTGATCCTCAATGTGGTCAACAACCAGTGGGCAATCTCGACCTTCCAGGCCATTGCCGGCGGCGAGGCCACCACCTTCGCGGCGCGCGGCGTGGGGTGCGGCATCGCGTCGCTGCGTGTCGACGGCAACGACTTTCTCGCCGTGCTGGCGGCCTCGCGCTGGGCTGCGGAGCGCGCCCGCAGCAACCTGGGGCCGACGCTGATCGAATGGGTCACCTACCGCGCGGGTGCGCATTCGACCTCCGACGATCCCTCGCGCTACCGTCCGGCCGACGACTGGGCGCATTTCCCGCTGGGCGATCCGATCCCGCGCCTGGCGCAGCACCTGACGGCCATCGGCGCCTGGTCGCAGCAAGAGCACGACCAGACGCAGGCAGACTTGGAAGCGCAGGTGAATGCGGCGCTGAAGGAAGCCGAGCGCTTCGGCTCCATGGCCGACGGCCACGTTGCCGGCGCCGCGACCATGTTCGAGGACGTCTACAAGGACATGCCCGAGCACTTGAAGCGGCAGCGCGAACAGCTGTCGTCGGAGGGATGA
- a CDS encoding dihydrolipoamide acetyltransferase family protein, with protein MGTHTIKMPDLGEGIAEVELVAWRVQPGDTVVEDQVLADVMTDKATVEIPSPVAGRVLALGGEVGQLIAVGAELIRIDVGAGGEAVPAAPARAPAPTSASPAATTPAPAPASAERPRPSAGKPLAAPAVRHRAAVLGIDLQQVPGSAADGRILHEDLDAWLVRRPAARAPSAARYAERNDEEAVPVTGVRRRIAQRMQDAMRRIPHFTYVEEIDVTELELLRARINERWGGERAHLTLLPLLVRAIVLAVPRFPQINARFDDEAGIVTRHGAVHVGIATQTAVGLMVPVLRHAEARDPWSSASEIARLAEAARAGRATRDEMSGSTITVTSLGALGGIASTPIINAPEVAIVGVNRIVQRPVMQGGAVVARRMMNLSSSFDHRVVDGQLAAEFVQAVRASLECPALLFVE; from the coding sequence ATGGGCACGCACACGATCAAGATGCCGGACCTCGGCGAAGGCATCGCCGAGGTGGAACTTGTCGCATGGCGCGTGCAGCCCGGCGACACGGTGGTCGAAGACCAGGTGCTGGCCGACGTGATGACCGACAAGGCCACCGTCGAGATTCCCTCGCCGGTCGCGGGCCGTGTGCTCGCGCTCGGCGGAGAAGTGGGGCAGTTGATTGCGGTGGGCGCGGAGTTGATCCGGATCGACGTGGGGGCCGGCGGCGAGGCGGTGCCGGCTGCGCCCGCACGTGCGCCGGCACCTACATCTGCATCTCCAGCGGCAACAACACCGGCACCTGCACCGGCGTCGGCCGAGCGCCCGCGCCCATCGGCCGGCAAGCCGCTCGCCGCGCCCGCGGTGCGTCATCGGGCCGCGGTGCTCGGCATCGATCTGCAGCAGGTGCCGGGCAGCGCTGCCGACGGCCGCATCCTGCACGAGGACCTCGACGCTTGGCTCGTCCGCAGACCCGCTGCGCGGGCGCCGAGCGCGGCACGCTACGCGGAGCGCAACGACGAGGAGGCCGTGCCCGTGACCGGCGTGCGTCGCCGCATCGCGCAGCGCATGCAGGATGCGATGCGCCGCATCCCGCACTTCACCTACGTCGAGGAGATCGACGTGACCGAGCTGGAGTTGCTGCGCGCGCGGATCAACGAACGCTGGGGCGGCGAGCGGGCGCACCTGACGCTGCTGCCGCTGCTGGTGCGCGCCATCGTGCTGGCCGTGCCGCGCTTCCCGCAGATCAATGCCCGCTTCGACGACGAGGCGGGCATCGTCACGCGCCATGGCGCGGTGCACGTCGGCATCGCGACCCAGACCGCGGTCGGCCTCATGGTGCCGGTGCTGCGCCACGCGGAAGCACGCGACCCCTGGTCCAGCGCGAGCGAGATCGCGCGCCTGGCCGAGGCCGCGCGCGCGGGCCGGGCCACACGCGACGAGATGAGCGGCTCGACCATCACCGTCACCAGCCTCGGCGCGCTGGGCGGCATCGCCTCCACGCCGATCATCAACGCGCCCGAGGTGGCGATCGTCGGCGTCAACCGCATCGTGCAGCGCCCGGTGATGCAGGGCGGCGCGGTGGTTGCGCGCCGCATGATGAACCTGTCCTCCTCCTTCGACCACCGCGTGGTCGACGGCCAGCTGGCGGCCGAGTTCGTGCAGGCCGTGCGCGCTTCGCTCGAATGCCCGGCGCTGCTTTTTGTCGAGTAG
- a CDS encoding tripartite tricarboxylate transporter substrate binding protein → MMKPRFAIERRALTGAALAALGLSIASWAAAQEPWPAKPISLIVPFPSGGTTDVLARALADALSKSLGQPVIVESRPGAGATLGADYVAKARPDGYTLLMGAVHHTIATSVYKKLPYDFQKDFAPITTVAMVPNVLVVNASLTPARSVAELVALAKSSSKELAYGSNGNGTAQHLIGTQFQASTGVKLLHVPYKGSGPLTTDLLGGQVEMSFDTITPVLQHIKGGKLRALAVTTAKRSAVLPDVPTLEEAGLKGFDIGTWFGVLAPAGTPRDIVAKLHLEMARIIKSPDFTDRMRAIGADPIGDSSAEMAVRIREETAKFARLVKDGKVAVE, encoded by the coding sequence ATGATGAAGCCACGATTCGCCATCGAGCGCCGCGCCCTCACGGGAGCCGCCTTGGCAGCCCTCGGCCTTTCCATTGCGTCCTGGGCCGCCGCCCAGGAGCCATGGCCGGCCAAGCCGATCAGCCTGATCGTGCCCTTCCCCTCCGGCGGTACAACCGACGTGCTGGCTCGCGCGCTCGCCGATGCACTGTCCAAGAGCCTGGGCCAGCCCGTGATCGTGGAAAGCAGGCCGGGCGCCGGCGCCACCCTGGGCGCCGACTATGTCGCGAAGGCCAGGCCCGATGGCTACACGCTGCTGATGGGCGCGGTGCACCACACCATCGCGACCAGCGTCTACAAGAAGCTGCCCTACGACTTCCAGAAGGACTTCGCGCCCATCACCACGGTGGCGATGGTGCCGAACGTGCTGGTGGTCAACGCTTCGCTCACGCCGGCCAGGTCGGTCGCCGAGCTGGTTGCCCTCGCCAAGTCGTCCTCCAAGGAGCTGGCCTACGGCTCCAACGGCAACGGCACGGCGCAGCATCTCATCGGCACCCAGTTCCAGGCCAGCACCGGCGTCAAGCTGCTGCACGTGCCGTACAAGGGCAGCGGTCCGCTCACCACCGACCTGCTGGGCGGACAGGTGGAGATGTCCTTCGACACCATCACGCCCGTGCTGCAGCACATCAAGGGCGGCAAGCTGCGCGCGCTGGCCGTCACCACCGCGAAGCGCTCCGCCGTGCTGCCCGACGTGCCGACGCTCGAAGAGGCCGGGCTCAAGGGCTTCGACATCGGAACCTGGTTCGGCGTGCTGGCGCCGGCGGGAACGCCGAGGGACATCGTCGCAAAGCTCCACCTCGAGATGGCCAGAATCATCAAGTCGCCGGACTTCACCGACCGCATGCGTGCAATCGGCGCCGACCCGATCGGCGACAGCTCCGCCGAGATGGCAGTCCGCATCCGCGAGGAGACGGCGAAGTTCGCGAGGCTGGTCAAGGATGGCAAGGTCGCGGTCGAATAG